A portion of the Haliaeetus albicilla chromosome 5, bHalAlb1.1, whole genome shotgun sequence genome contains these proteins:
- the LOC104318077 gene encoding retinol dehydrogenase 12 isoform X2: MWSCWGAALGAAVSVPVLLLVAAPYIRRYVAGGQCKSTAKLEGKVVIITGANTGIGKETARDLARRGARVIVACRDIAKAEAAASEIRAETGNQQVIVKKLDLADTKSIREFAQKFLAEEKELHILINNAGVMLCPYSKTADGFEMHLGVNHLGHFLLTFLLLERLKQSAPARIVNVSSLAHHGGRIRFHDLHGEKSYNRGLAYCHSKLANVLFTRELARRLQGTKVTANALHPGSVHSDLVRHSFVMTWLWKIFSFFLKTPWEGAQTSVYCAVAEELDSVTGQYFRTLHSHAFSPHQNYSPEQFQLIIVLDLKTAI; encoded by the exons AtgtggagctgctggggagccGCGCTGGGGGCCGCCGTCTCCgtccccgtcctcctcctcGTGGCAGCGCCCTACATCAG GAGGTATGTCGCCGGAGGCCAGTGTAAGTCAACAGCTAAGCTGGAGGGGAAGGTGGTGATAATCACGGGAGCCAACACCGGCATCGGGAAGGAGACTGCCAGAGACCTCGCGCGAAGAG GTGCCAGGGTGATTGTCGCTTGCAGAGACATAGCGAAGGCAGAAGCTGCAGCCAGTGAAATCCGAGCTGAGACAGGGAACCAGCAAGTCATTGTGAAAAAACTGGACCTGGCCGATACGAAGTCCATCCGGGAATTTGCTCAGAAATTTCTAGCAG aggagaaggaacTCCATATTCTCATTAATAACGCTGGGGTCATGTTATGCCCTTACTCCAAGACTGCTGATGGCTTTGAGATGCACCTGGGAGTCAATCATCTTG GTCATTTTCTCTTGACCTTCCTATTGCTGGAGCGTCTGAAGCAGTCTGCCCCAGCCCGCATAGTGAACGTGTCCTCACTGGCTCATCACGGAGGCCGAATCCGCTTCCATGATCTCCATGGTGAGAAGAGCTACAATCGTGGCCTCGCCTACTGTCACAGCAAATTGGCTAACGTGCTCTTCACCCGGGAGCTGGCGAGGCGGCTGCAAG GCACTAAAGTCACAGCAAACGCTCTCCATCCTGGTTCTGTCCATTCTGACCTGGTCCGGCACTCATTTGTAATGACGTGGCTGTGGAAGATATTCTCATTCTTCTTGAAGACACCTTGGGAAGGAGCTCAGACCAGTGTCTACTGTGCAGTAGCAGAGGAGCTAGACTCTGTGACAGGACAGTATTTCAG GACCCTGCATAGTCATGCCTTTTCCCCTCACCAAAACTACAGCCCAGAGCAGTTCCAACTCATCATCGTCCTAGATTTGAAGACTGCCATTTGA